A single region of the Arthrobacter sp. zg-Y20 genome encodes:
- a CDS encoding GntR family transcriptional regulator translates to MTPTADAKRQAPSERVYSLLRAAVLHGAVRPGQPLRPQELADQHGVSLAVARESLLRLVGEGLAERLPNRGFAVPTVGDDRWQQLAQARAIFEPAMLRMSTERGDLEWEARVRAAHHRLSGTPPYEHEGDAYFSDAWAAAHHDFHRTLLDACGNEVLMETFDRMWTATELARRWSAAIAPHRDGAGEHRALEEAALAREAEKAADLLTRHLTGTATALSTPR, encoded by the coding sequence ATGACACCCACCGCCGACGCCAAGCGCCAAGCGCCCTCCGAACGCGTCTACTCGCTCTTACGGGCAGCGGTGCTGCACGGAGCCGTTCGGCCCGGGCAGCCACTCCGCCCCCAGGAGTTGGCCGACCAGCACGGCGTGAGCCTCGCCGTCGCCCGGGAGTCGCTATTGCGGCTTGTCGGCGAGGGTTTGGCCGAGCGGCTGCCGAACCGCGGTTTCGCGGTCCCCACCGTCGGCGATGACCGGTGGCAGCAACTGGCGCAGGCCAGAGCAATTTTCGAGCCCGCGATGCTGCGCATGTCTACCGAGCGGGGAGATCTGGAGTGGGAGGCCCGGGTACGGGCGGCCCATCATCGGCTCTCCGGCACGCCTCCGTATGAGCACGAGGGTGACGCTTATTTCTCGGATGCCTGGGCGGCTGCGCACCATGATTTCCACCGCACACTGCTGGACGCCTGCGGCAACGAGGTGTTGATGGAAACCTTCGATCGCATGTGGACCGCCACTGAGCTCGCCCGGCGCTGGTCGGCCGCAATTGCACCGCACCGCGACGGAGCCGGCGAGCACCGCGCGCTCGAAGAGGCAGCACTGGCGCGGGAGGCCGAGAAGGCAGCCGACTTGCTCACCCGGCACCTGACCGGCACCGCTACCGCGCTCTCGACGCCACGCTGA
- a CDS encoding SRPBCC family protein, whose translation MTVYFECTTRTALPIQELFDRARSIDVHKDSMARSREEAVGGVTSGLISKGEEVTWRAWHFGVPLRMTSRVTEMEPPDRFVDEQIRGPFRRFRHVHDFSEDAAGTTMVDRIEFEAPFGVVGRAVEKLVLARYLKKLIEGRNRHLAADF comes from the coding sequence ATGACCGTTTACTTTGAGTGCACCACTCGGACAGCTCTGCCGATCCAGGAGCTGTTCGACCGGGCCCGGAGTATTGACGTCCACAAGGATTCGATGGCGCGGTCCCGCGAAGAGGCGGTCGGGGGCGTAACGTCCGGCCTCATCTCCAAGGGCGAGGAAGTCACCTGGCGGGCCTGGCACTTCGGAGTTCCGTTGCGGATGACGAGCCGGGTCACGGAGATGGAGCCGCCGGACCGCTTCGTCGATGAGCAGATCCGAGGCCCGTTCCGGCGGTTCCGGCACGTCCACGATTTCAGCGAGGATGCCGCCGGCACCACCATGGTTGACCGGATCGAGTTCGAGGCACCGTTCGGCGTCGTCGGGCGGGCAGTGGAGAAACTGGTGCTGGCGCGCTACCTGAAGAAGCTCATTGAGGGACGCAATCGGCATCTGGCCGCGGATTTCTAG
- a CDS encoding MarR family transcriptional regulator — translation MADVAGPPTQRKQIIASLLAFTAAQNELVRLFARSNHMHSTDAAAVVQIIEHEDQDRPLTPAGLAARIGLSPGATSILLARLEEAGFISRTREHTDRRVVTLRSTKSINDAADAFFQPLAQELDAALAVFAPDEIDVVNRAADELRSVLESYVRATAGEMEAS, via the coding sequence ATGGCAGATGTTGCCGGACCCCCGACCCAGCGGAAACAGATCATCGCCAGCCTCCTGGCCTTCACGGCGGCGCAGAACGAACTCGTCCGCCTGTTCGCACGCAGTAACCACATGCATTCCACCGACGCCGCGGCGGTTGTGCAGATCATTGAACACGAAGACCAGGACCGGCCGCTCACCCCCGCCGGTCTTGCGGCGCGCATCGGGCTGTCCCCGGGCGCGACGTCGATCCTGCTGGCACGCCTGGAGGAGGCGGGCTTCATCAGCCGGACACGGGAGCACACCGACCGGCGCGTCGTGACGCTGCGCTCCACAAAGTCGATCAACGACGCCGCCGACGCCTTTTTCCAACCCTTAGCCCAGGAGCTCGACGCTGCCCTAGCGGTGTTCGCGCCTGACGAGATCGACGTCGTGAACCGTGCTGCCGACGAATTGCGATCCGTGCTCGAGAGCTACGTCCGCGCTACTGCGGGTGAGATGGAAGCGAGTTAG
- a CDS encoding alkene reductase, protein MKLFTPLTVGTMELPNRLVMAPMSRVRADRNGVPTDIMVEHYRQRASMGLIITDGIYPSFTGQGNALMPGLVTEEHVAGWKRVTDAVHAAGGRIVAQLMHSGRVAHENINGGRPVVAPSAIAVEGMAHTYDGKQPFPVPHALTEAELPGIVQDFVSAAQNAMKAGFDGVELHGANGYLLQEFLSPVSNTRTDNYGGSPENRARLVIEAFRAVAEAVGAEHTGIRISPEHNIQGVLETDRADVTATYTALVDGIADLKPAYLSILHADPADAMIQDLRHRFGGPVLMNTGFGTVTSREDAIMLLEENLADAAVVGRPVIANPDLARRWQEDHPLNEIDQATVYTDGAAGYTDYPLLAPAAS, encoded by the coding sequence TTGAAACTCTTCACCCCCCTCACCGTCGGCACCATGGAACTGCCCAACCGCCTCGTCATGGCACCGATGTCCCGCGTACGCGCCGACCGCAACGGCGTGCCCACCGACATCATGGTCGAGCACTACCGCCAGCGCGCCTCCATGGGCCTGATCATCACTGACGGCATCTACCCCTCCTTCACCGGCCAGGGCAACGCCCTGATGCCCGGCCTGGTCACCGAGGAACACGTCGCCGGCTGGAAGCGCGTCACCGACGCCGTCCACGCCGCCGGCGGCCGGATCGTCGCCCAGCTGATGCACTCCGGACGCGTCGCGCACGAAAACATCAACGGCGGACGCCCCGTCGTCGCCCCCAGCGCCATCGCCGTCGAAGGCATGGCACACACCTACGACGGCAAGCAGCCCTTCCCGGTGCCGCACGCCCTCACCGAAGCCGAACTCCCCGGCATCGTGCAGGACTTCGTGTCCGCAGCACAGAACGCAATGAAGGCAGGGTTCGACGGCGTCGAGCTGCACGGTGCCAACGGGTACCTGCTGCAGGAATTCCTCTCGCCCGTCTCCAACACCCGCACCGACAACTACGGCGGCTCCCCCGAGAACCGGGCCCGCCTGGTCATCGAGGCCTTCCGTGCCGTGGCCGAGGCCGTCGGCGCTGAGCACACCGGCATCCGCATCTCCCCGGAACACAACATCCAGGGTGTGCTGGAAACCGACCGCGCCGACGTGACCGCCACCTACACCGCCCTGGTGGACGGCATCGCCGATCTGAAGCCGGCCTACCTGTCCATCCTGCACGCGGATCCGGCCGACGCAATGATCCAGGACCTGCGCCACCGCTTCGGCGGCCCGGTGCTGATGAACACCGGCTTCGGCACGGTCACCAGCCGCGAGGACGCCATCATGCTGCTGGAGGAGAACCTGGCCGACGCCGCCGTCGTCGGCCGTCCGGTCATCGCCAACCCGGACCTTGCCCGCCGCTGGCAGGAGGACCACCCGCTGAACGAGATCGACCAGGCCACCGTCTACACCGACGGCGCCGCCGGCTACACGGACTACCCGTTGCTGGCTCCGGCCGCTTCCTAG
- a CDS encoding MOSC domain-containing protein — translation MTSSSTPAAANKPVSQESEAAGSASTTDSRVLSVSRSSKHNFSKDRVESVLLVEGLGVDGDAHSGTTVQHVFRKRFHPTEPNLRQVHLIHAELFDELAQDGFEVRPGDLGENITTRGIDLLNLPAGTLLRIGPDAVVQVTGLRNPCRQIDRFQTGLLKAVLPRDSEGKVVRKTGIMGIVLTGGLVSIDDGIRAEVPAGPQRRLKCV, via the coding sequence ATGACGTCCAGCAGCACTCCAGCGGCCGCGAACAAACCTGTCAGCCAAGAGAGTGAAGCTGCGGGCAGCGCCTCAACAACGGATTCGAGGGTGCTCTCCGTCAGCCGAAGCAGCAAGCACAACTTCAGCAAGGACCGGGTGGAATCGGTTCTGCTGGTGGAAGGGCTGGGCGTTGATGGAGACGCGCACTCCGGCACCACTGTGCAGCATGTGTTTCGAAAGCGGTTCCACCCCACGGAGCCCAACCTGCGGCAGGTGCACCTGATCCATGCGGAACTGTTCGATGAACTGGCGCAGGACGGCTTCGAGGTGCGTCCCGGCGACCTCGGGGAAAACATCACCACCCGCGGCATCGATCTCCTGAACCTGCCCGCGGGAACACTCCTGCGCATAGGGCCCGACGCCGTCGTTCAGGTTACCGGCCTGCGGAATCCCTGCCGGCAGATTGACCGATTCCAGACCGGGCTGCTTAAAGCGGTGCTGCCCCGCGACAGCGAAGGAAAAGTGGTGCGCAAGACGGGAATCATGGGCATCGTACTGACCGGCGGGCTGGTGAGCATCGACGACGGGATCCGCGCCGAGGTGCCTGCCGGGCCGCAACGCCGGCTCAAATGCGTCTGA
- a CDS encoding NADPH-dependent F420 reductase — protein MPTLGIIGSGNIGSAVARLAVAAGMNVVIANSRGPETLSDLVTELGPLATAGTVEDAAKLGDAVVLSIPLKAVSELPAGLLDGKIVLDTSNYYPSRDGRIAALDDRTVTTSELVQSWLPGAQYVKAFNNILAHHIPLLARPSGAADRSALPIASDDGAAKAEAAALIDGLGYDAVDAGTLAESWRFEPDSAGYTRLYLADPSTPDDQLMSSVPGTTPAEKVRSALASAARVNVAERVF, from the coding sequence ATGCCGACACTGGGAATCATCGGAAGCGGAAACATCGGATCGGCCGTCGCCCGGCTCGCGGTTGCCGCGGGAATGAACGTGGTGATCGCCAATTCGCGCGGACCTGAAACGCTCTCAGACCTGGTCACCGAGCTCGGGCCGCTGGCCACGGCCGGAACGGTGGAGGATGCCGCGAAACTCGGCGACGCCGTCGTACTGTCCATTCCGCTCAAAGCGGTTTCCGAGCTTCCGGCCGGCTTGCTGGACGGGAAAATCGTCCTGGACACCAGCAATTACTACCCGTCCCGGGACGGGCGCATCGCCGCACTCGATGACCGCACCGTCACCACCAGTGAACTGGTGCAGAGCTGGCTTCCCGGAGCGCAGTACGTCAAGGCGTTCAATAACATCCTGGCGCATCACATTCCGCTTCTTGCCCGCCCCAGCGGTGCCGCGGACCGCTCCGCCCTGCCCATCGCCTCCGACGACGGTGCGGCCAAGGCAGAGGCGGCGGCGCTCATCGACGGGCTGGGCTACGACGCCGTGGACGCCGGCACCCTTGCCGAAAGCTGGCGGTTTGAGCCGGACTCCGCGGGCTATACCCGCCTCTACCTCGCGGATCCCAGCACACCCGATGACCAGCTGATGAGCTCGGTTCCCGGCACGACCCCCGCGGAGAAGGTCCGGTCCGCGCTGGCGTCGGCCGCCCGCGTGAACGTGGCCGAACGCGTCTTCTAA
- a CDS encoding helix-turn-helix domain-containing protein — MSPNAAAKETFFAPEAPETGKLYNFIEAHAQKNGAKPKPQFFLSGAGEGDQVELPYEIYEVLVKAVDAMRKGQAVTLTPRSMTLTTQQAAELLGVTRPTLVRLLDTGKIPYEKPGTHRRVKLEDVLDFKEVRKAEQYAALDSLGEIEDENPASVVEDMKEAKKEAARRRQRAPK; from the coding sequence ATGAGTCCGAACGCCGCAGCCAAGGAGACCTTCTTCGCTCCCGAAGCTCCCGAAACGGGGAAACTCTACAACTTCATTGAGGCGCATGCGCAGAAGAACGGGGCAAAGCCCAAGCCGCAGTTCTTCCTGTCTGGCGCCGGCGAGGGCGATCAGGTTGAACTCCCCTATGAAATCTACGAAGTCTTGGTTAAGGCCGTGGATGCCATGCGCAAGGGCCAAGCGGTAACCCTCACTCCTCGATCAATGACGCTGACCACCCAGCAAGCCGCCGAACTTTTGGGCGTGACCCGTCCCACTCTCGTCCGTCTCCTGGATACCGGAAAAATCCCGTACGAAAAGCCAGGTACGCACCGACGCGTCAAGCTTGAAGACGTCCTGGACTTCAAGGAAGTCCGCAAGGCAGAGCAGTACGCGGCCCTCGATTCCCTGGGCGAGATTGAAGATGAGAATCCGGCTAGCGTCGTCGAAGACATGAAAGAAGCAAAGAAGGAAGCGGCACGCCGCCGCCAGCGCGCTCCTAAGTAG
- a CDS encoding DapH/DapD/GlmU-related protein, whose product MELDDLLAALNAGETITAGSPLHGAMHHTSQVALQITGELNSGYHEPARVRELLTRLTGKPVDESVSLFPPFSSDFGRNIALGKRVFINAGCRFQDQGGISIGDDCLIGHNVVLATLNHDLAPDRRADMHPAPVTLGRNVWLGSNVTVLPGVSVGDDSVVAAGAVVTKDVPARSLAVGSPARVIRTLGD is encoded by the coding sequence CTGGAACTCGATGACCTGCTGGCGGCGCTGAACGCCGGCGAAACGATTACCGCCGGTTCGCCCCTGCATGGGGCCATGCACCACACCAGTCAGGTGGCCCTGCAGATCACCGGCGAACTCAACAGCGGGTATCACGAACCGGCCCGGGTGCGGGAATTGCTGACCCGGCTCACCGGGAAACCGGTGGATGAGTCCGTGTCCCTGTTCCCGCCGTTCTCCTCCGATTTCGGCCGCAACATCGCCCTGGGCAAACGGGTCTTCATCAATGCCGGCTGCCGGTTCCAGGACCAGGGCGGGATCAGCATTGGCGATGATTGCCTGATCGGCCACAACGTGGTCCTGGCGACGCTGAACCACGATCTGGCGCCGGACCGGCGGGCGGATATGCATCCGGCACCGGTCACGCTGGGCCGGAACGTCTGGCTCGGGTCCAACGTCACGGTGCTCCCGGGGGTGAGCGTCGGCGACGATTCCGTGGTGGCCGCCGGCGCCGTCGTCACCAAGGATGTTCCGGCGCGGTCCCTGGCGGTGGGATCACCCGCACGCGTAATCCGGACGCTCGGGGACTAA
- a CDS encoding SDR family NAD(P)-dependent oxidoreductase produces the protein MAINGVHLPRNDRGGTPTIVITGATDGLGKALAFELSGHSGIRLVLHGRSPERLEKLEKELTGGAADITTVQADFAELAQVARLADRIRGLTDDISVLVNNAGVSSGHARQLSADGHELCFAVNHLAPFLLTKRLMPLLRAGALRAGAPARVVNVASLSQASLDFDDLAMAHGYTRQRAYSVSKLALVMAGMELAERYDPGVLTVNSVHPGTYMPTKMLDSPELSIDSLDTGVRSILRLAFAPELAHITGRFFDRWTETHAHPDAYRSELRTELWEISNELTAD, from the coding sequence ATGGCGATAAACGGAGTACACCTGCCTCGGAATGATCGGGGAGGTACGCCCACAATCGTTATCACTGGCGCCACAGACGGACTCGGCAAGGCGCTGGCGTTCGAACTGTCCGGCCACAGCGGGATTCGATTGGTCCTTCACGGTCGAAGCCCGGAGCGGCTGGAAAAGCTGGAAAAGGAGCTGACCGGCGGCGCGGCGGACATCACCACGGTGCAGGCCGATTTCGCGGAGCTGGCACAGGTGGCCCGGCTCGCTGACAGGATCCGCGGCCTGACCGATGACATATCCGTTCTAGTAAACAATGCCGGCGTGAGCTCCGGCCACGCCCGCCAGCTCAGTGCGGACGGCCACGAACTGTGTTTCGCGGTCAACCACCTTGCACCCTTCCTGCTGACAAAGCGCCTGATGCCCCTATTGCGGGCGGGTGCGCTGCGGGCGGGTGCGCCGGCCCGTGTGGTCAACGTGGCTTCTCTCAGTCAGGCCTCTCTCGACTTCGACGACCTGGCGATGGCTCACGGATACACGCGACAGCGCGCCTACTCAGTGTCGAAACTGGCCCTGGTTATGGCGGGAATGGAGCTGGCAGAACGTTACGACCCCGGAGTCCTCACCGTTAACAGCGTCCATCCCGGCACCTACATGCCGACAAAGATGCTCGATTCGCCGGAACTCAGCATCGACAGTTTGGATACCGGTGTGCGGTCCATACTGCGGCTGGCCTTTGCCCCTGAGCTCGCGCACATTACAGGACGGTTTTTTGACCGGTGGACCGAAACGCACGCCCACCCCGATGCGTACCGGTCAGAGCTCCGCACGGAGCTATGGGAAATCAGCAACGAACTTACGGCTGACTGA
- a CDS encoding aldo/keto reductase — MVLDDTYTLANGRPIPKLGLGTWFIDDDAAAQAVRDAVEIGYRNIDTAQAYGNEHGVGEGVRTGGVPRGELFVSSKLAAEIKDYDGAVAAIDGSLATMGLEYLDLMLIHSPQPWNDWRGGTYAEGNRQAWRALEEAQQAGKLRSIGVSNFEQSDLENIIEVCTVAPQVNQVLFHVGNTPDDLLSYCTGQGVLIEAYSPIAHGEILENTDVADMAARYSVTVPQLCIRYALQLGTVPLPKTANPDHMRENAQVDFTISDEDISALWRLRISDYGRSSRFPVFSGK, encoded by the coding sequence ATGGTCCTGGATGACACGTACACCTTGGCCAACGGCCGGCCCATTCCGAAGCTGGGTCTGGGCACCTGGTTTATTGACGACGACGCCGCGGCGCAAGCGGTCCGGGACGCCGTCGAGATCGGCTACCGGAACATTGACACCGCGCAGGCCTACGGCAACGAGCACGGGGTGGGCGAGGGCGTGCGCACGGGCGGGGTTCCCCGCGGTGAGCTGTTTGTCTCCAGCAAGCTGGCCGCCGAGATCAAGGACTACGACGGCGCCGTGGCCGCCATTGACGGGTCCCTTGCCACCATGGGCCTGGAGTATCTGGACCTGATGCTGATCCACAGCCCCCAGCCCTGGAACGACTGGCGCGGCGGCACCTACGCCGAAGGCAACCGGCAGGCCTGGCGGGCGCTGGAGGAAGCCCAGCAGGCGGGCAAGCTCCGCTCCATCGGCGTCTCCAACTTCGAACAGTCGGACCTGGAGAACATCATCGAGGTCTGCACGGTGGCCCCGCAGGTGAACCAGGTGCTGTTCCATGTGGGCAATACCCCGGATGACCTCCTCTCCTACTGCACCGGGCAGGGCGTCCTCATTGAGGCCTACTCCCCCATTGCGCACGGAGAGATCCTGGAGAACACCGACGTCGCCGACATGGCAGCGCGCTACTCGGTGACCGTTCCGCAGCTGTGCATCCGCTACGCCCTGCAGCTGGGCACGGTCCCGCTGCCGAAGACGGCCAATCCGGACCATATGCGGGAGAACGCCCAGGTGGACTTCACCATTTCCGACGAGGACATCAGCGCCCTGTGGCGCCTGCGCATCAGCGACTACGGCAGGTCCAGCCGGTTCCCGGTTTTCAGCGGCAAATAG
- a CDS encoding NAD(P)/FAD-dependent oxidoreductase, translated as MKPIVIIGAGLAGLTLARVLHLNGIPAAVYEGEPSINARTQGGQLDIHDFNGQAALEQCQLMDEFRSIINMGAEAMRFLDSDGELVGEIPDDGELTNPEVLRGELRRILVESLPDGAIQWGHKVASIHGSGTSHTVVFANGSSVDADILVGADGAWSRVRSYLNGAAPEYLGTLWAETFLHDVEARHPDSAQLVGRGAMLAMQPGRGIFGHREANDIIHSYAVLKKPLSWAETLDTTDRAQALQVIADQLGEGWSPELRQLLTAGDADPVIRPIWGLPLGHTWDRIPGVMLVGDAAHLTPPDGDGANWALYDGAELGRLIAASPDDVDAAFDTFAEEMLPRSAASSEEGYQSFESTFGYNAPATLRNMMEGVKTYGREYHD; from the coding sequence ATGAAGCCCATTGTCATCATTGGAGCCGGCCTCGCAGGATTGACGCTCGCACGCGTCCTGCACCTCAACGGCATCCCCGCGGCCGTGTACGAGGGGGAACCCTCGATAAACGCACGTACGCAGGGTGGCCAGCTCGACATTCACGACTTCAACGGCCAAGCCGCCCTCGAGCAGTGCCAGCTCATGGATGAATTCCGTTCAATCATCAACATGGGGGCAGAGGCCATGCGGTTCCTCGACTCTGACGGGGAGCTCGTGGGCGAGATCCCCGACGATGGGGAACTGACCAACCCCGAGGTACTGCGCGGCGAGTTGCGCCGCATCCTGGTGGAGTCGCTGCCGGACGGTGCCATCCAGTGGGGTCACAAGGTCGCCTCGATCCATGGCAGCGGTACCAGCCACACCGTCGTCTTCGCCAACGGTTCATCGGTCGACGCGGATATCCTCGTCGGCGCGGACGGCGCCTGGTCACGGGTCCGGTCCTACCTCAACGGCGCAGCCCCGGAATATCTCGGCACCCTCTGGGCAGAGACGTTCCTACACGACGTCGAAGCCCGCCACCCGGACAGCGCGCAACTCGTCGGCCGGGGCGCGATGCTTGCGATGCAGCCCGGCCGGGGGATCTTCGGGCACCGCGAAGCGAACGACATCATCCACAGTTATGCCGTGCTCAAGAAGCCGCTGTCCTGGGCGGAAACGCTCGACACCACAGACCGTGCCCAGGCACTGCAGGTTATTGCCGACCAGCTCGGCGAAGGATGGTCGCCCGAACTCCGGCAGCTGCTGACTGCCGGCGATGCGGACCCCGTCATCCGTCCGATCTGGGGCCTCCCGCTCGGCCACACCTGGGACCGGATACCTGGAGTGATGCTCGTCGGCGACGCCGCGCACCTGACACCGCCGGACGGCGACGGCGCGAACTGGGCCCTCTACGACGGCGCGGAACTGGGCAGGCTGATTGCAGCCTCACCGGATGACGTCGATGCCGCGTTCGATACGTTCGCCGAGGAGATGCTGCCGCGCAGCGCCGCGTCATCCGAGGAGGGCTACCAGTCCTTCGAGAGCACCTTCGGCTACAACGCGCCCGCCACCCTGCGGAACATGATGGAGGGCGTCAAAACCTACGGCCGCGAGTACCACGACTGA
- a CDS encoding YbhB/YbcL family Raf kinase inhibitor-like protein, whose translation MTENNPFSRLPEVPTFPLTSENVSDGQPLALAQWSGMSGVPGGLDASPQLSWSGAPAETKSYAVTVYDPDAPTGSGFWHWAVANIPASSTSIPEGAGDDDGSRLPEVAVQLPNDARAARFIGAAPPAGHGRHRYFITVTALDIDAIEVLADATPATLGFLMAEHTVGRAWLVGTAETPAV comes from the coding sequence ATGACTGAAAACAACCCATTCTCCCGACTGCCGGAAGTTCCGACCTTTCCACTCACCAGCGAGAACGTCAGCGACGGGCAGCCGCTGGCTCTCGCGCAGTGGTCGGGCATGTCCGGAGTGCCGGGGGGCCTCGATGCATCTCCGCAGCTTTCCTGGTCGGGCGCACCTGCAGAAACCAAGAGCTACGCGGTCACTGTCTATGACCCGGACGCGCCCACTGGGTCCGGGTTCTGGCACTGGGCAGTGGCCAATATTCCTGCCAGTTCAACAAGCATCCCGGAAGGCGCCGGCGACGACGACGGATCGCGCCTGCCCGAAGTCGCCGTGCAGCTTCCCAATGATGCGCGTGCAGCTCGGTTCATCGGCGCCGCGCCGCCCGCCGGCCATGGACGACACCGCTACTTCATCACGGTAACGGCCCTCGACATCGACGCAATCGAGGTCCTAGCCGATGCCACCCCGGCAACCCTGGGCTTTCTGATGGCCGAACACACGGTCGGCCGCGCCTGGCTTGTGGGAACCGCCGAGACGCCGGCGGTCTGA
- a CDS encoding PIN domain-containing protein codes for MFTALLDSCVLWPSTLRDFLLSLAFEGSYRFIFSEAILAEVEVNEERKRIKRGDSQPAAEAKARHLAEQMRNHFADSIVTGWEGWEGTYGLPDPDDEHVLAAAVVGGAGCIVTDNFRDFPSDKVPDGIQITGVQDFAYETVSVHLELGLAAVRAMSERSGRKGTKQTPADILDELAKTYSLDATTNLLRGLL; via the coding sequence ATGTTTACCGCCCTCCTGGACAGCTGCGTGCTGTGGCCGAGCACGCTGCGCGACTTCTTATTGTCGCTGGCTTTCGAGGGCTCCTACCGGTTCATTTTCAGTGAAGCGATTCTCGCTGAGGTGGAGGTCAACGAAGAACGGAAGCGCATAAAGCGAGGCGACAGCCAGCCGGCCGCGGAAGCCAAAGCCCGCCATCTTGCCGAGCAAATGCGTAACCACTTCGCTGATTCGATCGTGACGGGTTGGGAAGGCTGGGAGGGGACCTATGGACTGCCGGACCCTGACGATGAGCACGTGTTAGCCGCGGCGGTAGTCGGAGGGGCCGGATGTATCGTTACTGATAATTTCCGAGATTTCCCGTCCGATAAGGTTCCTGATGGAATTCAGATCACTGGCGTTCAAGATTTCGCTTACGAAACCGTCTCGGTCCACCTTGAGCTTGGACTGGCTGCGGTCCGTGCAATGTCTGAGCGCTCGGGACGAAAAGGAACCAAGCAGACGCCAGCGGACATTCTTGACGAACTGGCAAAGACATACTCCTTGGACGCAACGACCAACCTACTTAGAGGGCTGCTTTAG
- a CDS encoding SDR family NAD(P)-dependent oxidoreductase — MTTTLITGANKGLGKETARRLLAAGHTVYIAARDEERGRKAAAELGARFVQLDVTDQASVDAAAKQVEFDGGLDVLINNAGVEGRQPDNSILGAAETTADTMLEIFDTNVFGLVRVSHAFLPLLQRSSTPAIVNVSSGLGSLAMLSDPDSYTHFYPGIAYPASKAVVNAVTIQFAKAFPGIRVNAVDPGYTDTDLNGHTGTQTVAEGAGIIVAMAQAGPQGPSGTFTSKDGPVAW; from the coding sequence ATGACAACCACACTGATTACCGGTGCCAACAAGGGCCTCGGCAAGGAAACCGCCCGCCGGCTGCTCGCCGCCGGGCACACCGTCTACATCGCCGCACGGGACGAGGAGCGCGGGCGGAAGGCCGCCGCGGAACTCGGCGCCCGCTTCGTGCAGCTCGACGTCACCGACCAGGCTTCGGTGGACGCCGCCGCCAAGCAGGTGGAGTTCGACGGCGGGCTGGACGTGCTCATTAACAATGCGGGCGTGGAGGGCAGGCAGCCGGACAACTCCATCCTGGGAGCCGCCGAAACCACTGCCGACACCATGCTGGAGATTTTCGATACCAACGTTTTCGGCCTGGTGCGGGTCAGTCACGCCTTCCTGCCGCTGCTGCAGCGTTCCAGCACCCCGGCCATCGTGAATGTCTCCAGCGGACTGGGTTCCCTCGCCATGCTCAGCGATCCGGACAGCTATACCCACTTCTATCCCGGCATCGCCTATCCGGCGTCCAAAGCAGTGGTCAACGCCGTCACCATCCAGTTCGCCAAAGCCTTTCCCGGCATCCGCGTCAACGCGGTGGACCCGGGCTATACGGATACGGACCTGAACGGCCATACCGGCACCCAGACGGTGGCAGAGGGTGCCGGCATCATCGTGGCCATGGCCCAGGCAGGACCGCAGGGACCGTCCGGCACCTTCACCTCGAAGGACGGCCCGGTGGCTTGGTGA